The nucleotide sequence GGCAAACCAGGAAATCAGCCATACGGCAGTATGGAATGTAGTACAAAAATTAGGTTCTAAAATAGAAGAAAAGGAAGAGAGGAAGATACTGCTGAATAAAATGGGAAAATTAAAGGGCTCAAGGGAAGTTAAGGCCTTATTTCAGGAGATGGACGGCATCTGGTTAAGCATTCAGGGGAAAGATAAACCTAAAGGAAGGAAGTCTAAAAAGAAAGAACTTAAGCTGGGAGTAACTTATGAGGGCTGGAAAAAGAGAGGTGGCAGAAAAGACGGCTATGTAGTTCATAATAAAACAGCATGCGCCAGCTTTGGAACAAGTAAAAAATTCAAGGAACTTAGTGATGCCGCCATTGCAGAAGTATATAACACAGATGAAATAGAAGTAAGAATTTTGAATGGGGATGGTGCCCCATGGATAAAACAGAGCATGGGTGGAGAAGGCGTATATTTTCAGTTAGATCCATTCCATAAAAGTCAGGCAGTACTGAGAAATATGGAGGATAAAAAGGAAGCATATAAACTCATGAAAATGCTGCATGACGGAAAAATAGATAAGAGTTTTGAATACTTAACAGGTCTTATGGTTAAGTATACTAATAACGAAAAAAAGTTTAAGAAATTAGAAAAACTGTATACATATCTCTTTGAAAATAAGGCAGGATTAGTGCCATATCACTTAAGAGAAGAGATAAAGATGCCGGAGGCACCTGAAGGACTGGAATATAGGAATTTAGGCACAATGGAGCATAATATTTGTGACATACTGGCCCAGAGGATGAAAGGGAGAAAAATGAGCTGGTCTATAAAGGGTGCAAATAATCTGGCAAAAATACTGGCAGAAAAAGCTGGTAAAAGAATATACCAAACAATCGATGAGATATGTTCAGGTTCTATTTCAGATGATAAACTGGAGAAAATAAAAGAGGTTATAACATTAACGGCAGCTGATGTTAACAAGAAACCTAAGAAGAGCAGGTATTACCATATACATAAAGCAGGGATACCATTTACAGGCTGCGCCGTAACCAATGGCAGAAAAGCGATACAGAGCTTTTTTCAGGAAAGAAATCTCAGTGAACTGGTTTATAGATAATTTAAAAACTCGGGATAAAAAGTTAACAGGATAAGTGCGCCCTTCCGGGCTGTGGACGGGGCCATACGGGAAGAAAAATATCAACTGAATTTACAATGGAAATTTTAAAAAATAAAATTGCCCACTTTAACTTGACACAAACCCCCTTGTTATTTGAGTTGTTTTTATTTTTATTTGAATATATAATATAAATGACTGTGCTGTATGTTACTTAAGTATATCATATTTAATTAGATTTAAAGATATCTATATTATTTCGTTAATTAAATTTTTTATAAAGGAGAGGGTACATATGGATTTTGGTGAAATATTATATTATTCTGCTACCCCTATATTTTTAATATTATTTGTATTTTTAGTAATTTTACTTATAAAGATAATAAAAGGCAATAAAAATAGATAAAATGTGACGATTATAAAAATTATATTTTTAGTTTGTTTTTATTGTATTTGGGAGTTGATAGTATGAAGTCGATTATATTATATTTGAAATTTGTATTTTTTATAATAGTGTCTGTACCCAAAAAAATTAAGATAGATCATTTAAGGAAGATCGGAAGAATAGAAGATGCTGAAGCCTTATCAAGAAAATATCTTCTAAAATGGGCGAATTTCACAGTAAAAGAGGCTGGAATAACTCTTCATGTTGACGGAATAGAGAATTTACCAGATACAAGCTGTCTGTTTGTATCAAACCATCAAGGATTACTTGATATACCAGTATTGATTACTGCAGTTAATAGACCTATTGGATTTATAGCGAAAAAAGAACTACTTAAAGTAAAAATAATAAGTGGGTGGATGAAGGAAATTCATTGTGTGTTTATAGATAGAACAAATATAAGAGAATCTGTAAAATCAATAAATAAGGGCGTAGAAAATTTAAGGAATGGCTATAATATGTGTATTTTCCCTGAAGGAACTAGGAGTAAGGGAAAACCTGTTGCTGAATTTAAAAAAGGTAGTATGAAGCTTGCATTAAAATCAAATTCTCTTGTTGTCCCGGTTGCAATAAATGGAACATACAAAGTTTTGGAGGCTAATGGCTGGAGGATTAGGCCTGCAGATGTAATTGTTAAGATATTAAAACCAATTGATACCCAGAAAATCTCAAAAGATGAGAGACGTGATTTATCAGATATAATCAGAAATTCTATAATGGAAAATATGTGAAGCACTATATGTTAATTTTACTTGTGGAATATTCTTAAAGCTATGATATAATAAAAGTATAGAATTGATTTTTATAGTGGGAGGGGAAAAATTGTTTAAGTGTGAAGTCTGCGGCAAAGAAGCCGACAAACATCATATAGTCTATAGAAGTCAAGGTGGAGTTGATTTTCCAATTAATTTTAAGTATCTATGTCCTGAACATCACAGGGGAAAAAATGGTCCTCATAAGAACAGACAGCTTGATTTAAAATATAAACTGGAACTTCAAGAAAA is from Clostridium fermenticellae and encodes:
- a CDS encoding ISLre2 family transposase encodes the protein MYNLNDTLSLNDNEITFNSLEKKIYKYACDTACEILREVLSHLDRRLMDERDAEIYRNKGLRHTCIKTIMGDVEFDRRIYEYKTDQGKKAYKFLLDEYLKMDTIGHISSTLVEKIVDNVTNVSYRNTSNNIKELANQEISHTAVWNVVQKLGSKIEEKEERKILLNKMGKLKGSREVKALFQEMDGIWLSIQGKDKPKGRKSKKKELKLGVTYEGWKKRGGRKDGYVVHNKTACASFGTSKKFKELSDAAIAEVYNTDEIEVRILNGDGAPWIKQSMGGEGVYFQLDPFHKSQAVLRNMEDKKEAYKLMKMLHDGKIDKSFEYLTGLMVKYTNNEKKFKKLEKLYTYLFENKAGLVPYHLREEIKMPEAPEGLEYRNLGTMEHNICDILAQRMKGRKMSWSIKGANNLAKILAEKAGKRIYQTIDEICSGSISDDKLEKIKEVITLTAADVNKKPKKSRYYHIHKAGIPFTGCAVTNGRKAIQSFFQERNLSELVYR
- a CDS encoding lysophospholipid acyltransferase family protein is translated as MKSIILYLKFVFFIIVSVPKKIKIDHLRKIGRIEDAEALSRKYLLKWANFTVKEAGITLHVDGIENLPDTSCLFVSNHQGLLDIPVLITAVNRPIGFIAKKELLKVKIISGWMKEIHCVFIDRTNIRESVKSINKGVENLRNGYNMCIFPEGTRSKGKPVAEFKKGSMKLALKSNSLVVPVAINGTYKVLEANGWRIRPADVIVKILKPIDTQKISKDERRDLSDIIRNSIMENM